Genomic DNA from Paucilactobacillus hokkaidonensis JCM 18461:
AACTGGTCCGAGTGAACCAAATGATGCATGCAGAAATGTTTGCGTTTGTTCTGGTGTCGCCATCTCTAACGAGTCGGCATGTAAAAAGTTAGTTACTTTGACCTCATTAACCTCGTGATCTCCGCGAACTAAAACCATCACTGGTTGCTCGTCAGCCATAAAGAATAATGTCTTCACTAACTGACTGGCATCAGTTTTTAAAAATTCAGCCAATTCTTCTACTGTGTGAACACCAGGAGTTTTAATTTTTTCTAAATCAGCAAACGCAGCATGTGATTTTTTGCTTGTAAATTGACTAGTGGCCATCTCTAAATTAGCAGCATACTCACCATTATCTGAATAGGCAATGGTATCTTCACCAACCGGAGCAATGGCAGAAAACTCTTTTGAATCACTTCCACCCATCGCACCAGCATCACCAATAATCGTTTTGAATTCAAGACCACAACGGTCAAAAATATTATTATAAGCAGCCCCCATTTTTCTGTAGGCATCATCAAGCCCAGCATCATCAACACTAAAAGAGTAAGCATCCATCATTTCAAATTCACGACCACGCAATAAACCATAACGGGGACGATCTTCATCACGATATTTAGGCTGCAGTTGGTACAAAGTCAATGGTAGTCGCTTGTATGATTTCAGGCTGTCACGGATTACTTCCGTAAAGGTTTCTTCATGCGTAGGCCCCATAATAAAGTCACGATCATGGCGATCCTTAAATTTGAATAAATTTTCACCATAAGTATCATAACGACCCGTCTCACGCCATAAATCAGCTGGTAAAATTGCTGGCATTAACATCTCAACGGCATCGATTTTATCTAATTCTTCGCGAATAATATCTTCAATCTTACGTAACACGCGATGAGCTAGTGGTAAATAAGCGTAGACCCCGGCTGAGACTTGATAAATATAACCTGCCCGCAGCATCATTTGGTGACTTAATGCCTCCGCGTCACTAGGTGCTTCTTTTAAAGTTGAAATTAACATTTTTGATTGTTTCATGAATGTTGCTCCTCTTTTATTGATCTAAAAAAAATATCGTTGAATATCATTCCATGTTACTAAAATCATCAGCAACATCATCAATCCAAATCCAATTAGTGTCACGATTCCTTCAGTTTGTTCCGGAATTGGCTTACGCCGAATACCTTCAATAATGTTTAACAATAATTTACCACCATCCAATGCTGGAATTGGCAATAAGTTAACGATCCCCAAATTAATTGATAAAACTGCCAAAAAGTTTAATACACCAGTAACTCCAAGCGAGGTTGCTTGTGAAGTGCCGGCATAAATGGCCACCGGCCCGCCAAAGTCATTTAAATTAAAGCCGTGGGTAATCATGTGTCCTAAAACACTAAAAATTAAGGTAAAGACAGTCAAGAACCTAGTCCAGCCATAGTTAATTCGTGCTTTAAAGTTTGTTGACAGCTCTTCTTGAATTCCAATTTGGCCCACTTTTTTGCCATTTTGTTTAACAGCCTTTGGAGTCATGGTAATCTTTTGTTGTTTATTATCACGTTCAATTGTTACTGTCATCTTTTCATTTGGATGACTAGCAATTTGATCACCCAATTTTTCCCAGTTGTCAGTTTTTACCTGGTCAACCTTAATAATTTCGTCACCAGTTTTCAAGCCGGCTTTTTTAGCAACAGAATTTTGGGCTATTTCTCCAACTACGTTACTATTGTTGGGAATTCCGGGCAATACAAAACCTAAACCAATAAACACTACCAGTGCCAAA
This window encodes:
- the rseP gene encoding RIP metalloprotease RseP, whose amino-acid sequence is MIITIIAFIIVFGVLVLVHEFGHYYFAKRSGILVREFSIGMGPKVWWHRKNGTTYTIRILPLGGYVRMAGSQDDDDDTLKPGTPVSLQLDDNQNVDTINASSKTTLFSGLPLQVADSDLVDDLYIEGYVNGDESELKRYQVNHDASIIESDGTQVRIAPRDVQFQSASLPQRMMTNFAGPMNNFILALVVFIGLGFVLPGIPNNSNVVGEIAQNSVAKKAGLKTGDEIIKVDQVKTDNWEKLGDQIASHPNEKMTVTIERDNKQQKITMTPKAVKQNGKKVGQIGIQEELSTNFKARINYGWTRFLTVFTLIFSVLGHMITHGFNLNDFGGPVAIYAGTSQATSLGVTGVLNFLAVLSINLGIVNLLPIPALDGGKLLLNIIEGIRRKPIPEQTEGIVTLIGFGLMMLLMILVTWNDIQRYFF
- a CDS encoding proline--tRNA ligase yields the protein MKQSKMLISTLKEAPSDAEALSHQMMLRAGYIYQVSAGVYAYLPLAHRVLRKIEDIIREELDKIDAVEMLMPAILPADLWRETGRYDTYGENLFKFKDRHDRDFIMGPTHEETFTEVIRDSLKSYKRLPLTLYQLQPKYRDEDRPRYGLLRGREFEMMDAYSFSVDDAGLDDAYRKMGAAYNNIFDRCGLEFKTIIGDAGAMGGSDSKEFSAIAPVGEDTIAYSDNGEYAANLEMATSQFTSKKSHAAFADLEKIKTPGVHTVEELAEFLKTDASQLVKTLFFMADEQPVMVLVRGDHEVNEVKVTNFLHADSLEMATPEQTQTFLHASFGSLGPVGVGEDVKILADQYVGDMVNVAVGADTDGYHYINANIDRDFRVDEFGDFRVAQPGDVSPDGQGKLKFTRGIEIGHIFKLGTRYSKDLKAQVLDENGRQKDVIMGSYGIGVTRLLSAIAEQYADENGLVWPMGIAPFDIHIVPINMKKDEQRKLAQEVETQLQQAGYQVLLDDRIERAGVKFADSDLIGIPLRITIGKKAADGIVEIKIRKTGETVEVRQDELDSTIAILLKTNK